A part of Amycolatopsis lurida genomic DNA contains:
- a CDS encoding xanthine dehydrogenase family protein molybdopterin-binding subunit: MTSTIEPEVGKSRRRKEDERLITGRTRWTDNLTLPGMLHLAVLRSPFAHAKIVSIDVTEAKSAPGVVAVLTGKDLDPEGAIGMPCAWPITPDMKSPRRPILASDTVNFAGEGVAVVVARTSAEAHDALEMIDVDYDELPVVLGLENALAEGAPLVHEDLGTNQNAVWVFDSADAGTGSSVEDAISHSEVVLKRRFRQQRLVPAFMEPRACVVDPTGNQLVMWSATQVPHILKTMTAATLGLPEHKVRVIAPDVGGGFGGKIAVLPEEMMATLIAKRLGKPVKWNESRSETMVAAHHGRDQIQDITITANRDGTVTGLKVELLADMGAYLGLVGPGVPILGAFMFNAIYKFPAYHFACTNVFTNTTLTDAYRGAGRPEATFGIERMMDELAVELGMDPMEIREKNWIKHEEFPFTTVAGLTYDSGNYEAATAKAKELFDYDGLRREQKERRESGDPVQLGIGISTFTEMCGLAPSRVLGSLDYAAGGWEHAEIRVLPTGKIEVITGASAHGQGHETAWSQIVADKLGVPFEDIEVIHGDTQSSHKGMDTYGSRSLVVGGIAVVKAADKVLAKAKPIAAHLMECSEDDLEFSAGKFSVKGTDSSTSIQDIAWAVFSAHNLPDGVEPSLDSSDTFDPENFSFPHGTHLCAAEVDTETGRVRLRSYVCVDDVGVAVNPLIVEGQVHGGLAQGIAQALFEEAVHDEGGTLTTGTFADYLLPSAADLPSFTTDRTETPSTTNPLGAKGVGEAGTIASTPAVVNAVVDAVRHFGVNDIEMPLTPMRVWHAIQHGSSAAGGLGSEAGGGLGSIDATGGAQ; this comes from the coding sequence ATGACCTCCACGATCGAACCGGAGGTCGGCAAGTCCCGTCGCCGCAAGGAGGACGAGCGCCTCATCACCGGCAGGACCCGCTGGACCGACAACCTGACCCTGCCCGGCATGCTGCACCTCGCGGTGCTCCGGAGCCCGTTCGCGCACGCCAAGATCGTCTCGATCGACGTCACGGAGGCGAAATCCGCGCCCGGTGTGGTCGCGGTCCTCACCGGGAAGGACCTCGACCCCGAGGGTGCCATCGGCATGCCGTGTGCGTGGCCGATCACGCCGGACATGAAATCGCCGAGACGGCCCATCCTCGCCTCGGACACGGTGAACTTCGCCGGTGAGGGTGTCGCGGTGGTCGTCGCCCGCACCTCGGCCGAAGCGCACGACGCCCTCGAAATGATCGACGTCGACTACGACGAACTGCCGGTCGTCCTCGGTCTCGAGAACGCGCTGGCCGAGGGCGCGCCGTTGGTGCACGAGGATCTCGGCACCAACCAGAACGCGGTCTGGGTCTTCGATTCCGCCGACGCGGGAACGGGTTCCAGTGTCGAGGACGCGATCTCGCATTCCGAAGTCGTGCTCAAGCGGCGGTTCCGCCAGCAGCGGCTGGTGCCGGCGTTCATGGAACCGCGGGCGTGCGTAGTCGACCCGACGGGCAATCAACTGGTCATGTGGTCGGCCACCCAGGTCCCGCACATCCTCAAGACGATGACCGCCGCCACGCTCGGTCTTCCCGAGCACAAGGTGCGGGTGATCGCGCCGGACGTCGGCGGCGGGTTCGGCGGCAAGATCGCCGTGCTGCCCGAAGAGATGATGGCGACGCTCATCGCCAAGCGGCTCGGCAAACCCGTCAAGTGGAACGAGTCCCGCTCGGAGACGATGGTCGCCGCGCACCACGGCCGCGACCAGATCCAGGACATCACCATCACCGCGAACCGCGACGGCACGGTGACCGGCCTCAAGGTCGAACTGCTCGCCGACATGGGGGCGTACCTCGGTCTCGTCGGCCCCGGTGTGCCGATCCTCGGCGCGTTCATGTTCAACGCGATCTACAAGTTCCCGGCGTACCACTTCGCCTGCACGAACGTGTTCACCAACACCACGCTCACCGACGCCTATCGCGGCGCCGGGCGGCCGGAGGCCACGTTCGGGATCGAGCGGATGATGGACGAACTCGCCGTCGAACTGGGCATGGACCCGATGGAGATCCGCGAGAAGAACTGGATCAAGCACGAGGAGTTCCCGTTCACGACGGTCGCCGGGCTGACCTACGACTCGGGCAACTACGAGGCCGCCACCGCCAAGGCCAAGGAACTCTTCGACTACGACGGCCTCCGCCGCGAGCAGAAAGAGCGGCGGGAATCGGGCGACCCGGTCCAGCTCGGCATCGGCATCTCGACGTTCACCGAGATGTGCGGTCTCGCGCCGTCGCGGGTGCTCGGCTCGCTGGACTACGCGGCGGGCGGCTGGGAACACGCCGAGATCCGCGTGCTGCCCACGGGCAAGATCGAGGTCATCACCGGCGCCTCCGCGCACGGCCAGGGTCACGAGACGGCGTGGAGCCAGATCGTCGCCGACAAACTCGGCGTCCCGTTCGAGGACATCGAGGTCATCCACGGCGACACCCAGTCCTCGCACAAGGGCATGGACACCTACGGTTCCCGGTCGCTGGTGGTCGGCGGGATCGCGGTGGTCAAGGCGGCGGACAAGGTGCTGGCCAAGGCCAAGCCGATCGCGGCGCATCTGATGGAGTGCTCCGAGGACGACCTCGAATTCTCGGCGGGCAAGTTCTCGGTCAAGGGCACGGATTCCTCGACCTCCATCCAGGACATCGCGTGGGCCGTGTTCTCGGCGCACAACCTGCCGGACGGGGTCGAACCGTCGCTGGATTCGTCGGACACGTTCGATCCGGAGAACTTCTCGTTCCCGCACGGCACGCATCTGTGCGCGGCCGAGGTCGACACCGAGACCGGGCGCGTGCGGTTGCGCTCTTATGTCTGCGTCGACGACGTCGGCGTGGCAGTGAACCCGCTGATCGTCGAAGGCCAGGTGCACGGCGGGCTCGCGCAGGGCATCGCGCAGGCGTTGTTCGAGGAGGCCGTCCACGACGAAGGCGGCACGCTGACCACCGGGACCTTCGCCGACTACCTGCTCCCGTCGGCGGCGGATCTGCCCAGCTTCACCACCGACCGCACCGAGACCCCGTCGACGACGAACCCGTTGGGCGCCAAGGGCGTCGGGGAGGCGGGCACGATCGCCTCGACCCCGGCGGTGGTCAACGCCGTGGTCGACGCCGTGCGGCACTTCGGGGTGAACGACATCGAAATGCCGTTGACCCCGATGCGGGTCTGGCACGCCATCCAGCACGGGTCG